Proteins from a single region of Streptomyces griseiscabiei:
- a CDS encoding right-handed parallel beta-helix repeat-containing protein, whose amino-acid sequence MKRSQHGRLALPLTVVMAVTAMMVVGSAASGNAAAAARVFYVSPTGSDSAAGTEAAPWKTFAHAQSVAQPGDTVYFRGGTYAYSRANAGCRSQTDRVDAITLNKSGSSGNLINYVAYPGDKPVFDFSQMKDDCRIKGFDVTGNWIRLKGLTVTGVPQNNNRNHESWGIWISGSNNTFDQLDLHHNMGPGLFIQDGGGNLVLNSDSHHNYDPRTSNGAGESADGFGAHISAGNPGNVFRGDRAWWNSDDGFDLINAFSSVTIENSWAWLNGYLPGTTTAIGNGNGFKAGGYGGRYVSNGAKHTVRNSVAFNNRASGFYANHHTVADDFFNNTSFNNHPDYNMLGISRTGAAIGLGNLRNNIAYAGNLLSNMSGTNAANNSWNLNVALSDAQFQSVSTSGWDAPRQSDGSLPVLPHLRLASNSTLINKGVDVGLPYRGSAPDLGAFER is encoded by the coding sequence GTGAAACGTTCCCAGCACGGGAGGCTCGCTCTCCCGCTCACCGTGGTCATGGCGGTCACCGCCATGATGGTCGTCGGGTCGGCGGCATCCGGCAACGCGGCGGCGGCCGCGCGGGTCTTCTACGTCTCCCCCACCGGCAGCGACAGCGCCGCCGGAACCGAGGCGGCGCCCTGGAAGACGTTCGCCCACGCCCAGTCCGTCGCGCAGCCAGGTGACACGGTCTACTTCCGCGGCGGCACGTACGCCTACTCCCGGGCGAACGCCGGGTGCAGGAGCCAGACCGACAGAGTCGACGCCATCACGCTGAACAAGAGCGGCAGTTCGGGCAACCTCATCAACTACGTGGCCTATCCGGGAGATAAGCCGGTCTTCGACTTCTCGCAGATGAAGGACGACTGCCGGATCAAGGGCTTCGACGTCACCGGCAACTGGATCCGTCTCAAGGGACTGACGGTCACCGGCGTACCGCAGAACAACAACCGCAACCACGAGTCCTGGGGAATCTGGATCTCCGGAAGCAACAACACCTTCGACCAGCTGGATCTGCACCACAACATGGGTCCGGGCCTGTTCATCCAGGACGGCGGCGGCAACCTCGTCCTCAACTCCGACTCCCACCACAACTACGACCCGCGCACCTCCAACGGGGCCGGCGAGAGCGCCGACGGATTCGGCGCCCACATCTCGGCGGGCAACCCCGGCAACGTCTTCCGGGGCGACCGCGCATGGTGGAACTCCGACGACGGCTTCGACCTCATCAACGCGTTCTCGTCCGTCACCATCGAGAACTCCTGGGCATGGCTCAACGGTTACCTGCCGGGCACCACCACCGCCATCGGCAACGGCAACGGCTTCAAAGCCGGAGGCTACGGCGGCAGGTACGTCTCCAACGGTGCCAAGCACACCGTTCGCAACTCGGTGGCGTTCAACAACCGGGCTTCAGGCTTCTACGCCAACCACCACACCGTCGCGGACGACTTCTTCAACAACACGAGCTTCAACAACCATCCGGACTACAACATGCTCGGCATCTCCCGGACCGGTGCCGCCATCGGCCTGGGGAACCTGCGCAACAACATCGCCTATGCCGGCAACCTGCTCTCGAACATGAGCGGGACCAACGCCGCGAACAACTCCTGGAACCTGAACGTCGCGTTGTCCGACGCGCAGTTCCAGAGCGTGTCGACGTCGGGCTGGGACGCGCCCCGCCAGTCCGACGGCAGCCTGCCCGTACTGCCTCATCTCCGTCTCGCGTCGAACAGCACCCTGATCAACAAGGGCGTCGATGTCGGCCTGCCCTACCGCGGATCGGCCCCGGACCTGGGCGCCTTCGAGCGCTGA
- a CDS encoding IS630 family transposase, whose protein sequence is MTSAAGASVPRRGPKLEPLLLSAEERAELERWTRRATSAQALALRARIVLACAGPDVPPIVAVARDLQVTADTVRKWRRRFLAERLDGLADEPRPGRPPTISVDQVEAVVVTTLEQLPKNTTHWSRKSMAEHSGLSKSTVGRIWRQFQLKPHLADTFKLSTDPLFVEKVYDVVGLYFNPPEGAVVLSVDEKSQIQALDRSQPVLPIMPGMPERRTHDYVRNGLTTLFAAFDVATGEVITALHRRHRAVEFKKFLIRIDKTVPAHLQVHLIVDNYGTHKTPAIKTWLAKHPRFELHFTPTGSSWINQVERWFGYLAHQMIRRGAHKTIHALEADIRAWVKDWNENPKPFIWTKTAEEILDSLARLCRRISGAGH, encoded by the coding sequence GTGACTTCTGCTGCTGGTGCGTCAGTTCCTCGTCGGGGCCCGAAGCTGGAGCCGTTGCTGCTGTCTGCTGAGGAGCGGGCGGAGTTGGAGCGGTGGACGCGTCGGGCGACATCGGCCCAGGCTTTGGCCTTGCGGGCGCGGATCGTGTTGGCCTGTGCGGGGCCGGACGTACCGCCGATCGTCGCGGTCGCCCGGGATCTTCAGGTGACTGCGGACACCGTCCGCAAGTGGCGGCGGCGCTTCCTGGCCGAGCGGCTGGACGGGCTGGCCGACGAGCCGAGGCCCGGCCGGCCACCCACGATCAGCGTCGACCAGGTGGAGGCGGTGGTGGTCACCACGCTGGAACAGCTGCCGAAGAACACCACCCACTGGTCGCGGAAGTCGATGGCCGAGCACAGTGGCCTGTCGAAGTCGACCGTCGGCCGGATCTGGCGGCAGTTCCAGCTCAAGCCGCATCTGGCCGACACCTTCAAGCTGTCGACCGACCCGTTGTTCGTGGAGAAGGTCTACGACGTGGTCGGTCTGTACTTCAACCCGCCCGAGGGGGCGGTGGTGCTGTCGGTGGACGAGAAGTCGCAGATCCAGGCCCTGGACCGGTCCCAGCCGGTGCTGCCGATAATGCCGGGCATGCCCGAGCGGCGCACCCATGACTACGTCCGCAACGGCCTGACCACCTTGTTCGCTGCCTTCGACGTCGCCACGGGCGAGGTCATCACCGCCCTGCACCGCCGGCACCGGGCGGTGGAGTTCAAGAAGTTCCTGATCCGAATCGACAAGACGGTGCCTGCCCACCTGCAGGTCCATTTGATCGTGGACAACTACGGCACCCACAAGACACCCGCGATCAAGACCTGGCTCGCCAAACACCCCAGGTTTGAACTGCACTTCACCCCGACCGGCAGCTCGTGGATCAACCAGGTCGAGCGGTGGTTCGGCTACCTGGCCCACCAGATGATCCGCCGCGGCGCACACAAGACCATCCATGCCCTGGAAGCCGACATCCGGGCCTGGGTCAAAGACTGGAACGAAAACCCCAAGCCGTTCATCTGGACCAAGACCGCCGAAGAGATCCTCGACTCCCTCGCCCGCCTCTGCCGACGAATCTCTGGCGCAGGACACTAG
- a CDS encoding LD-carboxypeptidase, with translation MTGSALPQLLRPRALRPGDLVVVAAFSGPLDAVYEPDLQEAVAVLEQMGFRVRRAPLLDAGRHRWWSAAAPTEIAGEFNALLRDPEVRAVIAHDGGQTALGHLDLIDFEAIVADPKPILGYSGISLLHLVLYARTGLVGFHADVATCGLGGSWQSAPAARGAELEKLYSTLLTGGEAVGALPATPLWECWRAGCAEGRLIGGVINRIALVQATSFALPLECFDGAVLFWEEVFLDELSRPRATVKAAAGAAGITTVAVYQRRRRDPAFAQAMDRAREDARGD, from the coding sequence GTGACCGGTTCTGCACTGCCGCAACTGCTTCGACCTCGCGCCCTGAGGCCCGGAGATCTCGTCGTTGTCGCGGCATTCTCCGGACCGCTCGACGCGGTCTACGAGCCCGACCTTCAGGAGGCGGTGGCCGTGCTCGAGCAGATGGGGTTCCGGGTGCGTCGGGCACCGCTACTCGACGCGGGGCGGCACCGTTGGTGGAGCGCGGCTGCGCCGACGGAGATCGCCGGGGAGTTCAACGCTCTGCTGCGAGATCCTGAGGTGCGCGCGGTCATCGCGCACGACGGCGGGCAGACGGCGCTCGGTCACCTCGACCTGATCGACTTCGAGGCGATCGTGGCCGACCCCAAGCCGATCCTCGGATACAGCGGCATCTCACTGCTGCACCTGGTGCTCTATGCGCGGACGGGGCTGGTCGGGTTCCATGCCGACGTGGCCACCTGTGGACTCGGCGGGTCCTGGCAGTCCGCGCCCGCGGCACGCGGAGCAGAACTGGAGAAGCTCTACTCGACGCTGCTGACCGGCGGCGAGGCGGTCGGTGCGCTGCCGGCGACCCCGTTGTGGGAGTGCTGGCGTGCCGGTTGCGCCGAAGGGCGGCTGATCGGCGGGGTGATCAACCGTATCGCGCTGGTGCAGGCGACGTCTTTCGCGCTGCCGCTCGAATGCTTCGACGGCGCGGTGCTGTTCTGGGAGGAGGTGTTCCTCGACGAGCTGAGCCGGCCCCGCGCCACGGTCAAGGCCGCCGCAGGGGCGGCCGGGATCACCACCGTGGCGGTCTACCAGCGCCGCCGCCGGGACCCCGCGTTCGCCCAGGCGATGGACCGGGCGCGGGAGGACGCACGAGGCGACTGA
- a CDS encoding GNAT family N-acetyltransferase: MAGVTATGVIATHRRRGYLRKMMQAMFEAALERGEPLAMLSASEGSIYGRFGFSPATYRTRWELARHEAALLPAEPDPGSLELVDAAEAKKAWPRVHADVRAQRVGELSPLPGRWDGLSDAADGTNGPLRFLAHRDQHGEVDGMANFRLPWSPTADRAGTLVVEALEATNPVAYRALWGLLIDFDLTKTVVAPGRPRDEPLRWMLTNPRAMRVTRQTDNLWARLLDVPRALTQRSYVTPGELRLTIDDDQMCRANNRTWHLKADGPVVTCVPTDETADLTIRLAALSSLYFGGMSAYHLAYAGHITGHTNSAIGQLARMFRTDPEPHNSFGF, translated from the coding sequence ATGGCCGGTGTCACTGCTACCGGGGTGATCGCGACGCATCGCCGGCGCGGTTACCTGCGGAAGATGATGCAGGCCATGTTCGAGGCGGCCCTGGAGCGAGGCGAGCCGTTGGCGATGCTCAGCGCGAGCGAGGGAAGCATCTATGGACGGTTCGGGTTCTCGCCCGCGACCTACCGCACCCGGTGGGAGCTGGCCCGTCACGAAGCGGCCCTCCTTCCGGCGGAGCCGGATCCCGGGTCGTTGGAGCTGGTCGACGCCGCAGAGGCGAAGAAGGCCTGGCCACGGGTGCATGCGGACGTGCGTGCCCAGCGCGTCGGGGAGCTCAGCCCTCTCCCCGGACGCTGGGACGGGCTGTCCGACGCAGCAGACGGCACAAACGGACCGCTGCGCTTTCTCGCCCACCGCGACCAGCACGGCGAGGTGGACGGCATGGCCAACTTCCGACTGCCGTGGTCGCCGACCGCAGACCGTGCGGGAACACTCGTGGTGGAAGCGCTGGAGGCGACGAACCCTGTGGCCTACCGCGCTCTGTGGGGACTGCTGATCGACTTCGACCTCACCAAGACCGTCGTGGCGCCAGGTCGTCCGCGCGACGAACCCCTGCGGTGGATGCTCACCAACCCGCGGGCGATGCGCGTCACCCGCCAGACGGACAACCTCTGGGCGCGCCTTCTCGACGTACCCCGAGCCCTGACACAACGCTCGTACGTCACGCCCGGCGAGCTGAGGCTCACCATCGACGACGACCAGATGTGCCGGGCGAACAACAGGACATGGCATCTGAAAGCGGACGGCCCCGTGGTGACGTGTGTTCCGACCGACGAGACGGCGGACCTGACGATCAGGCTCGCAGCGCTCAGCTCGCTCTACTTCGGTGGCATGTCGGCGTACCACCTGGCATACGCGGGCCACATCACCGGGCACACCAACAGCGCGATCGGACAGCTTGCCCGAATGTTCCGGACCGACCCCGAACCGCACAACTCGTTCGGCTTCTGA
- a CDS encoding S9 family peptidase: MIESSGGPSAFRDLSAFVACPRVNSLALSVDGTRLVAAVQSLSGDGTRFVSGLWEIDPAGERDALRLTRSDKGESGPVFGPDGTLYFLSERAAEDGDEGAALWALPPRGEAVVVARHPGGIAAVTVARDSGALCHTAGLLPGAADAEAHGKLRAARKDAKVTAILYEAGPTRAWDHDLGPAEPHTFVRAGADTEPVVAGGQGIGLEDPGDAALSPDGTRVAYRRFVPGRVPDEHRTAVVVADAASGEEIYVVGDLEHLYEAPRFTHDGSAVVCCRMRYPTYDTPWEATLVRIDLADGAVRDLLPGFDNWPGGVACSPADDTLFFTSDEQGHAPVFRRDPDGGVTRLTGSGAYGSLTVAPDGRTLYALRHSVDAPPTPVRIDAYIADQTPAQLPAPDGVGQLPGTLTEVHAEADDGFVLRGWLVLPEGASAERPAPLLVAVHGGPQFSWNGWTWRWNPWPFAARGYAVLLPDPALSTGYGQINHRRGWGQWGGRPYTDVIALTDATEARNDIDASRTALAGGSYGGYMANRVATSTDRFKAIISHAGLWDLRMFQGDTDAPWYFQRIFGDPLTRPERYEADSPHLDVAKIRTPMLVIHGAKDYRVPVGQGATLFQELQRHEVPAKYLYFPDENHWVLKPNHARLWYETCLNFLDHHVLGTEWQQPGLL, encoded by the coding sequence ATGATCGAGTCCTCAGGTGGCCCGTCCGCCTTCCGTGACCTGTCCGCCTTCGTTGCCTGCCCCCGCGTCAACTCCCTTGCCCTGTCCGTCGATGGCACTCGTCTCGTCGCCGCCGTGCAGTCGCTGTCCGGGGACGGGACGCGGTTCGTGTCCGGTCTCTGGGAGATCGATCCGGCCGGGGAGCGCGACGCGCTGCGGCTGACCCGGTCCGACAAGGGTGAGTCGGGGCCGGTGTTCGGTCCGGACGGGACGCTGTACTTCCTGTCTGAACGCGCTGCCGAGGACGGCGATGAGGGCGCCGCGCTGTGGGCACTGCCGCCGCGCGGGGAGGCCGTCGTCGTGGCCCGGCACCCAGGTGGGATCGCCGCGGTCACTGTCGCCCGTGATTCCGGCGCGCTGTGCCACACCGCGGGGTTGCTGCCGGGGGCCGCCGACGCCGAGGCGCACGGCAAGCTGCGCGCGGCGCGAAAGGACGCGAAGGTCACCGCGATCCTGTACGAGGCCGGGCCGACCCGTGCGTGGGACCACGACCTCGGCCCGGCGGAGCCGCACACCTTCGTCCGTGCCGGTGCTGACACGGAGCCGGTCGTCGCCGGTGGACAGGGGATCGGTCTGGAGGATCCGGGGGACGCGGCGTTGTCGCCGGACGGCACACGGGTGGCGTACCGCCGGTTCGTGCCCGGACGGGTCCCGGACGAGCATCGCACCGCCGTGGTGGTGGCCGACGCGGCGAGCGGTGAGGAGATTTACGTCGTCGGTGATCTGGAACACCTCTACGAGGCACCGCGGTTCACCCACGACGGCTCGGCCGTCGTGTGCTGCCGGATGCGCTACCCGACGTACGACACCCCCTGGGAAGCGACTCTCGTCCGGATCGACCTGGCCGATGGTGCGGTGCGGGACCTGCTGCCCGGATTCGACAACTGGCCCGGTGGCGTGGCCTGTTCACCGGCGGACGACACGCTCTTCTTCACATCCGACGAGCAGGGGCACGCGCCCGTCTTCCGGCGCGACCCGGACGGTGGCGTCACACGCCTGACCGGTTCGGGTGCCTACGGCTCACTGACCGTGGCCCCCGACGGGCGGACGCTCTACGCCCTGCGCCACTCGGTCGACGCGCCACCTACGCCCGTCCGGATCGACGCCTACATCGCCGACCAGACTCCCGCCCAGCTGCCCGCCCCTGACGGCGTCGGCCAACTGCCCGGCACGCTGACCGAGGTGCACGCGGAGGCGGACGACGGGTTCGTGCTGCGCGGCTGGCTCGTGCTGCCCGAGGGCGCCTCCGCCGAGCGGCCCGCTCCGCTGCTCGTCGCCGTCCACGGGGGCCCGCAGTTCAGCTGGAACGGCTGGACCTGGCGGTGGAACCCGTGGCCCTTCGCCGCACGCGGCTATGCGGTGCTGCTGCCGGATCCGGCCCTGTCGACCGGCTACGGGCAGATCAACCATCGGCGCGGCTGGGGACAGTGGGGCGGACGCCCCTACACGGATGTGATCGCGCTGACCGACGCGACCGAGGCCCGCAACGACATCGATGCCTCACGAACGGCACTCGCCGGCGGCTCGTACGGCGGATACATGGCGAACCGGGTCGCCACCAGCACCGACCGGTTCAAGGCGATCATCAGCCACGCGGGTCTGTGGGACCTGCGCATGTTCCAGGGCGACACCGATGCGCCCTGGTACTTCCAGCGGATCTTCGGCGACCCGCTGACCCGCCCCGAGCGCTACGAGGCCGACTCCCCGCACCTGGATGTCGCGAAGATCCGCACCCCGATGCTGGTCATCCACGGCGCCAAGGACTACCGCGTGCCCGTCGGGCAAGGCGCCACCCTCTTCCAGGAACTGCAGCGGCACGAAGTCCCCGCGAAATACCTCTACTTCCCGGACGAGAACCACTGGGTCCTGAAGCCGAACCACGCACGCCTGTGGTACGAGACATGCCTCAACTTCCTCGACCACCACGTCCTCGGCACCGAATGGCAGCAGCCCGGCCTGCTGTGA
- a CDS encoding MFS transporter produces MSFLANTPVEKMPGPYARRWWALLVLCLSLLITVMANTSLIVAAPDMTTDLGLSSSDLQWVVDGYTVPYAALMLVLGAIGDKYSRRGALVLGLLIFAGGSVMGSMVDETSLVVVARAIMGIGAAVVMPATLSLVVATFPRSERAKAITAWAATSGVAVAVGPLVSGWLLEDHAWGSTFLINVPIALLAVAGALVLVPPSKAEGMGRIDYVGGLLSIVSVGSLIYAAIEGPHSGWGVGPVTAAVVAGAGLLAFVAWELRHPRPMLDVRKFALRPFTGSMLAVMFFFFGMFAVIYYATQFLQFVLGYGALDTGVRLLPLGGAVFLGSALTGILTPKLGVKPMVVTGLVIGTAGMFLLTQIDKSSTYGDFLTPLMMLGLALGLAISPATDTIMGSFPESELGVGGGANDTALELGGALGIAVLGSLLGTAYRDELTGLVGDRLPAAAMEIAKDSVGGGLAIAERVAQDPTAGPQQAQAAMDAVHQAFAHGVAQTSLIGGIIMAAGTLIVLAVLPGRRGFAKKDAGPGAGTAPAAVRGQQDGTAVVVGHRRR; encoded by the coding sequence ATGTCCTTCCTTGCGAACACCCCCGTGGAGAAAATGCCTGGGCCTTACGCGCGGCGCTGGTGGGCGCTGCTCGTGCTGTGCCTGAGCCTGCTGATCACGGTGATGGCGAACACGTCGCTGATCGTCGCGGCCCCCGACATGACCACCGACCTGGGGCTGAGCAGCAGCGATCTGCAGTGGGTCGTCGACGGCTACACCGTCCCGTACGCGGCGCTGATGCTGGTACTGGGCGCGATCGGCGACAAGTACAGCCGGCGCGGCGCGCTGGTGCTGGGGCTGCTGATCTTCGCCGGCGGTTCGGTGATGGGGAGCATGGTCGACGAGACCTCGCTGGTCGTCGTGGCCCGCGCGATCATGGGTATCGGTGCCGCGGTCGTGATGCCCGCCACGCTCTCCCTGGTGGTCGCGACCTTCCCCCGGAGCGAGCGGGCCAAGGCCATCACCGCCTGGGCCGCGACCTCCGGGGTCGCGGTGGCCGTCGGCCCGCTGGTCTCCGGCTGGCTGCTCGAGGACCACGCCTGGGGCTCGACCTTCCTGATCAACGTGCCGATCGCCCTCCTCGCCGTGGCCGGCGCGCTCGTCCTGGTGCCGCCGTCGAAGGCGGAGGGGATGGGCCGGATCGACTACGTCGGCGGTCTGCTGTCGATCGTCTCCGTCGGCTCCCTGATCTACGCCGCCATCGAGGGCCCGCACTCCGGCTGGGGCGTCGGCCCCGTCACCGCCGCCGTGGTCGCCGGTGCCGGTCTGCTCGCCTTCGTCGCCTGGGAGCTGCGGCACCCGCGCCCGATGCTGGACGTCCGGAAGTTCGCGCTGCGCCCCTTCACCGGCTCGATGCTCGCGGTGATGTTCTTCTTCTTCGGCATGTTCGCCGTGATCTACTACGCGACGCAGTTCCTCCAGTTCGTCCTCGGCTACGGCGCCCTGGACACGGGGGTACGGCTGCTGCCGCTGGGCGGTGCGGTGTTCCTCGGGTCCGCGCTGACCGGGATACTCACCCCGAAGCTGGGGGTGAAGCCGATGGTCGTGACCGGCCTGGTCATCGGCACGGCGGGCATGTTCCTGCTCACCCAGATCGACAAGAGCTCGACGTATGGGGACTTCCTGACCCCGCTGATGATGCTGGGCCTCGCGCTCGGACTGGCCATCTCCCCGGCGACCGACACGATCATGGGCTCCTTCCCCGAGTCCGAGCTGGGCGTCGGCGGCGGTGCCAACGACACCGCGCTGGAGCTCGGCGGCGCGCTGGGTATCGCGGTGCTGGGCTCGCTGCTGGGCACGGCCTACCGGGACGAGCTGACCGGCCTGGTCGGCGACCGGCTCCCGGCGGCGGCGATGGAGATCGCCAAGGACTCCGTCGGCGGGGGACTGGCCATCGCGGAGCGGGTCGCGCAGGATCCCACCGCCGGGCCCCAGCAGGCCCAGGCCGCGATGGACGCCGTCCACCAGGCCTTCGCCCACGGCGTCGCCCAGACCAGCCTCATCGGCGGGATCATCATGGCCGCCGGAACACTGATCGTCCTCGCGGTCCTGCCGGGCCGGCGCGGGTTCGCGAAGAAGGACGCCGGGCCGGGCGCCGGGACAGCGCCGGCGGCTGTGCGGGGTCAACAAGACGGTACGGCTGTGGTGGTCGGGCACCGGCGCCGCTGA
- a CDS encoding NmrA family NAD(P)-binding protein, giving the protein MTERNPILITGAGGQVGGVSRVMVDVLLEQGHSVRAFVRRDDERAQSLREAGAEVFVGDLLKLADVAAALKGVKRIYFSMTPQPYYADALTLMAAAARAQGDIEAFVHLSNYEQSYMTLEKMTTPDEERRSWLGGLVTDWSPQQRAHWVCEKVLDWSGIPTINVRATLFAENPHLTWMQLGPLSNGELRLPFGNQRLAPISVHDVAQVCVKMLVDPAPHISKSYALTGPELKDMYGFAEDYTAVLGRQIVYIPEEVEAWNDAFLDETVLQETLGDPATARHVAAHLTIQTRLIAGGRYDVLSDQLESLLGRPPRTMRWLLQNNTRLRELAGSPSQ; this is encoded by the coding sequence ATGACGGAACGCAATCCCATTTTGATCACCGGCGCCGGCGGCCAAGTCGGTGGCGTGAGCAGGGTGATGGTCGACGTGCTGCTCGAACAGGGCCACTCGGTGCGCGCGTTCGTGCGACGGGACGACGAACGCGCGCAGTCGTTGCGCGAGGCCGGGGCCGAGGTCTTCGTCGGCGACCTGCTCAAACTCGCGGACGTGGCCGCCGCGCTGAAGGGTGTCAAGCGCATCTACTTCAGCATGACCCCGCAGCCGTACTACGCCGATGCCCTCACCTTGATGGCCGCGGCGGCGCGCGCCCAGGGCGACATCGAGGCCTTCGTGCACCTGTCCAACTACGAGCAGTCGTACATGACCCTCGAGAAGATGACCACACCGGATGAGGAGCGGCGATCCTGGCTCGGCGGACTGGTCACTGACTGGTCACCGCAGCAGCGGGCGCACTGGGTCTGCGAGAAGGTGCTGGACTGGTCCGGCATCCCGACCATCAACGTGCGTGCGACCCTGTTCGCCGAGAACCCCCATCTGACCTGGATGCAACTGGGCCCGCTGAGCAACGGTGAACTGCGCCTGCCCTTCGGTAATCAGCGCCTTGCACCCATCTCCGTTCACGACGTGGCACAGGTGTGCGTGAAGATGCTGGTCGACCCCGCACCGCACATCTCGAAGTCCTACGCGCTCACCGGCCCGGAGCTGAAGGACATGTACGGGTTCGCTGAGGACTACACAGCCGTGCTGGGACGCCAGATCGTCTACATCCCCGAGGAAGTGGAGGCATGGAACGACGCCTTCCTGGACGAGACCGTCCTGCAGGAGACTCTGGGCGACCCGGCGACGGCCCGGCACGTGGCGGCGCACCTGACGATCCAGACCAGGCTGATCGCCGGCGGGCGGTACGACGTCCTCTCCGACCAACTGGAATCCCTGCTCGGGCGCCCGCCGCGGACCATGCGGTGGTTGCTGCAGAACAACACTCGCCTGCGCGAACTGGCGGGTTCCCCGAGCCAGTGA
- a CDS encoding NAD(P)/FAD-dependent oxidoreductase → MAVPTPPYTSDALAEGAVDAVVIGGGAAGLNGALILARSRRSVVVIDSGSPRNAPAQAVHGLLALDGTPPSEILRRGREQVRQYGGRVLSGEVVSAEPAAPSVDGDLRFTVTLADGRRVTARRILVATGLTDVLPEVPGLAEHWGHGVVHCPYCHGWEVRDQPIGVLATGPAAIGHAYLFRQLTEDLTYFTHGTDLDEGSRARFAARGIRVIDTPVTEVVDDEDGALAGVRLADGQVVARRVLAVAAPMRARTQGLEGLGLPVRDLPNMGRGFASGMAGATEVPGVWVAGNVTDLVAQVGASAAAGALAGADINRMLALADTDAALQKITEGSPEAATR, encoded by the coding sequence ATGGCTGTGCCGACTCCTCCGTACACGAGCGACGCACTGGCCGAGGGGGCCGTCGACGCGGTGGTGATCGGCGGGGGCGCCGCCGGGCTGAACGGTGCACTGATCCTCGCCCGCTCCCGCCGCTCGGTCGTGGTGATCGACAGCGGCTCCCCGCGCAACGCGCCCGCCCAGGCCGTGCACGGTCTGCTCGCCCTGGACGGCACCCCGCCCTCCGAGATCCTCCGGCGGGGCCGGGAGCAGGTGCGCCAGTACGGCGGACGCGTCCTGTCCGGCGAGGTGGTCTCGGCCGAGCCTGCCGCCCCGTCGGTGGACGGGGACCTGCGGTTCACCGTCACTCTGGCCGACGGCCGCCGCGTCACCGCCCGCCGCATCCTGGTGGCCACCGGCCTCACGGATGTCCTGCCCGAGGTGCCCGGGCTCGCCGAGCACTGGGGACACGGCGTGGTGCACTGCCCGTACTGCCACGGCTGGGAGGTGCGCGACCAGCCCATCGGTGTCCTCGCCACCGGTCCGGCCGCCATCGGCCACGCGTATCTGTTCCGTCAGCTGACCGAGGACCTGACCTACTTCACCCACGGCACCGACCTGGACGAGGGCAGCCGCGCCCGCTTCGCCGCCCGCGGCATCCGCGTCATCGACACCCCGGTCACCGAGGTCGTCGACGACGAGGACGGTGCCCTCGCCGGGGTGCGCCTGGCCGACGGGCAGGTCGTGGCCCGCCGCGTCCTCGCGGTCGCCGCGCCGATGCGGGCCCGCACCCAGGGCCTGGAAGGTCTGGGCCTGCCGGTGCGGGACCTGCCGAACATGGGCCGCGGTTTCGCCTCCGGTATGGCCGGCGCCACCGAGGTGCCGGGTGTGTGGGTGGCCGGCAACGTCACCGATCTGGTCGCTCAGGTCGGAGCCTCTGCAGCGGCCGGCGCACTGGCCGGCGCCGACATCAACAGGATGCTGGCCCTCGCGGACACCGACGCGGCCCTCCAGAAGATCACCGAGGGAAGCCCCGAAGCGGCCACCCGATGA
- a CDS encoding alpha/beta fold hydrolase — protein MCLHGFPDHAASWTGILDRLAQEGYWAVAPAQRGYWPGGAALDGSYNIASTGQDVLTLIEALGREQADLIGHDFGAAAAYAATSLDASRVRKLVTMAGPPARQLMTALVTDADQQRRSWYMFFFQSAMAEAAVELDDFAFIDRLWREWSPGYELPDAERAALKETLGAPGVLTEVLGYYRQLFTPPADEAAQSLQARAFGALTVPSLYLHGADDNCMSVELSEGMDDLFTNGFERIVIPGAGHFLHLEQPKTVADHILGFLNS, from the coding sequence GTGTGCCTCCACGGGTTTCCCGACCATGCGGCCAGCTGGACAGGGATCCTCGACCGCCTCGCGCAGGAAGGGTACTGGGCGGTCGCGCCCGCGCAGCGCGGATACTGGCCCGGCGGCGCGGCCCTCGACGGCTCCTACAACATTGCCTCGACCGGCCAGGACGTCCTGACCCTGATCGAAGCGCTCGGGCGCGAGCAGGCGGATCTCATCGGCCACGACTTCGGGGCCGCGGCGGCGTACGCGGCAACGAGCCTCGACGCGAGCCGTGTCCGCAAGCTGGTCACCATGGCGGGTCCCCCTGCCCGTCAACTGATGACCGCATTGGTCACCGACGCCGACCAGCAGCGACGCAGCTGGTACATGTTCTTCTTCCAGAGCGCCATGGCGGAGGCTGCCGTCGAACTCGACGACTTCGCCTTCATCGACCGGCTCTGGCGGGAATGGTCACCCGGCTACGAGCTGCCGGACGCGGAGCGTGCCGCGCTCAAGGAAACCCTCGGTGCTCCAGGAGTCCTGACCGAGGTCCTGGGCTACTACCGCCAGTTGTTCACGCCCCCTGCGGACGAGGCGGCCCAATCCCTGCAAGCCCGGGCCTTCGGCGCCCTCACCGTCCCGTCTCTCTACCTCCACGGAGCCGACGACAACTGCATGTCCGTGGAGTTGAGCGAAGGCATGGACGACCTGTTCACGAACGGCTTCGAACGCATCGTCATACCCGGCGCGGGGCACTTCCTGCACCTCGAACAGCCCAAGACGGTCGCCGACCACATCCTCGGCTTCCTGAACAGCTGA